TCCTTGAAACCTCTTCGCCGTTCAGGTTACCTATAGTATACTCGCGGACATTGATCCTCAGGCTTCCACGCACAGGTCTGACGCCGGGTTTAGCCGTCGAAACACCTTCCATGGCCGACTTAACCATATCGACGGCTTCGTCCGGTGTAAGCTCCGCTAAGCGTTTGTCGTAAATTCCTTCGACATCTGTCAAGCCTAACCCCCTAGGAGCACCGACCCAATACGGGTCTTCGGGGCTGACCTCGGCTATCTTAACCGCGGTCTTTGCGGCCTCTTCGATCCCTTCAGGGCTTAGGTCGTTCGAGGTGTAGAACCCGACGTGTTTACCCACCGATACTCTGATGTAAACCGTGTATCCGCTCGTGAACCTTATGGCCCTAATCTTATCCGTGAAGTCGATGATCAGGTCGTCGCTCTTCGTCACCATGTAATCTCCGTCTTCAGCTCCGAAGCGTATGAGCCTATCGGCTATATGACTAGTCTCCATCTATCAGCCACCTCCGCCTATAGTCATCCTCCTAACCCTTATGTGGGGGCCGCCGAAACCTACGCGAACTATTTGGCCGTCTTTACCGCATCCACCGAATATGGAGGTCCTTATACGTAAATCCGCCGCCACAGCGTCCACCCCCTTCAAAACATCGAGTATAAAGCCCGATATCACGACTCCTCTAACCATTTCAGCGAGCTCTCCATTTCTAATCATAAAGGAAGGGCCTACGGAGAACGTAAAAGTCCCCATACCTGGGTCTACTTGACCACCGGTCGCGCCTACACCTCTTATATAGATTCCGAAGCCGACGTCCTCTAAAAGCTCTTCAAAGCTCATGTCTCCAGGAAGCATATAGTAGTTCGTCTGCCTGACTATCGGTATGTTCTGGAAGTCCTGGCATCTACCGTTACCTGTATTCTCGATACCCAGTTCGGCCGCCGTTGTACGAGACGTTAGAAAGCTTCTGAGCACGCCTTTGTCGACCACCACGGTTCTACGCTTAGGTGTTCCCTCGTCGTCGTAGGGGACGAAGTAGCCTCCCTCGACAACCCCCTCGTCTACCACGGTCACAAGCTTCGACGCTACCTTCTCACCTAGTCTACCCTTGAGTATAGATGCACCTGATGCCACAAGGTCCCCCTCGGAAGCATGCCCAAAGGCCTCGTGAAGTAGGATCCCTATAATCTCTGGGTCTACTACGACGGTATAGCTTCCGGGAGGCGGGGTCTTGCAGCTCACGGCTTTACACGCCAATTTAGATAGGTCGGTTGTAAACGCTTCCCAGTCGGATTCTTGAATGAACTCCCAGCCAGCTACTTCAGCTCTTTGGTGTAGAACTCTCTCCATGACGCCGGCTTCGTAGGCTACTGCTAGATGGGAGAGCCCTGTCGTGAAGCACTTGACCTCGACATCCACACCCTCCGTGGATTTAACGATTCTTCTATCGTAGTGGACGGCCAGCCTGGTAGTCGCGGATTTAACCCTAGGGTCGACGAACGCCGCTTTGTTAGCCTTAAGTACAAGGTCGATCTTATCTTGGAAATCCACCTCTAGCGGGTCTATCTTAAACCTTGAAACGGCTCTATCCTCGACGGGTTTAGCCTCCGTCAGTTTGGTCTCTGAGACCATTTTGACGGCCGAAGCGGTCGCTAGGGCCTTTTTAAGACACCGACTGATGCTATCCTTGTCCAGCGTGCTCGTCGAGGCGAAGCCTAGTCCCCCACCGCGTAGTACTTGAATCCCTAGTCCTTTTGCTCTCCTCCTCGAAATTTCTCTTACATTACGGTTGTCGGCTGTGAAGGATTCGTAGACGGTTTCCTGGTATAGTAGGCTTACATAGTCCGCGCCAAGCCTAGCCCCTTCCTCAAGAACCCAGTCAAACTCCATATCGGACTCCAAACTAGCCTTAACGGATTTGGAGTTTAAACGTTTTTCGCGGTTTTTTTTTCTCCTAAACGCTGTCGGCTATGTTATAGATTCGTTTTTAGCCTGTGCTCTAGGAGCTTGGCCAGGTATATCATAATCCCTATCGCTAAGGACACGCTGCATAACGTGTAGACCTGGGCTGAGGATAATGCATCTAAGAATGGGTTTACATCTAACGGGTAAAGCGGCTTCATCTCACGATATAAGAACGAGTCGAGTAGAATGTGGAGATATATCCCTGAGAAGGACGACAAGCCTATGGTTTTGACCGAGTACTTCTGCTCGACCCGGAAGACCCTTGTCAACCCGGTCAGAAACTCTCTTGCGCTAGACATGACCAAGGTTAACAAGGCTGCTAGTATGCTTCCCCCGACGTACGTATGCAGGAAACCGTGGAGAGGTAACGGTAGACCTAGGGCTAACACTAGGAACGGCTCTATGTCTACTATGACGTTGGCTACCAGGAACGTAGGTAGGTCTAGAAGCCTAAACATGAGTAGGCCTATTAGCAGAGCGGGGCCTAGGTGGAAGGGTGTGAAAGGCATATCCTAGAGAGTCATGCTACAGCCTAATATTTATACCTAGCAATCGCTTAGATTATGGAGAACCGGTGTGCGTCTATGGGCAAGTATAGGATCGCTGTAATACCTGGGGACGGTATAGGCCCGGAGGTCGTAGACGCCGCTATGAAGGTTCTAGACGCCGTCCAAGATGTGGTTAAGGGCCTAACCCTAGAAACCGTGATGGTCGAGGCAGGTCTAAGATGCATACCTAAATACGGTACAAACCTGCCGGAGCATAGTATACAGATCCTCAAGGAGAGCCATGTCTGTCTCAAAGGCCCTGTCACCACCCCTGAGGAGCCTGGCTCGCCTAGAAGCGCGGCGGTTACTATAAGACGTATGTTCGACCTCTACGCGAACGTCAGGCCCTGCCGTTCCCTACCTAACGTTCCATGTCTGAAACCGAACATAGACCTAGTCATAGTTAGGGAGAACACCGAAGACCTGTATTCGGGTATAGAGTTTGAGCTGACTCCGGGTGTGGCCGTGGCTTTGAGGGTGATCACTTGGAGGGCCTGCGAGCGTATAGTGAGGTTCGCGTTTAATCTAGCTATGAAGCGTAGAAAGCAGCTGGCCTACGTCCATAAGGGGAACATCATGAAGGTCACGGATGGGATCTTCAAGAAGGCCGTCAGAGAAGTCGCTAAGGAGTTTCCGGATGTGGAGCTTTGGGAGCTTAGGGTGGACGCCGCGGCTATGCAGCTCATCAAGAGGCCCGAGGCCTTCGACGTACTGGTTACGACAAATATGTTCGGGGACATACTAAGCGACGAGGCCGCGCAGCTCGTAGGGGGGTTAGGCTTCGCCGCAGGGGCTAACATAGGTGACGACTACGGCATGTTCGAGCCGGTTCACGGCTCTGCTCCGAAGTACACTGGGATGAACAAGGTGAACCCCATAGCCACGATAACGGCCTCCAAGATGATGCTCGAATGGCTGGGCTCTAGATATCGGGACGAGGCTTGTCTGAAGGCTTCTGAGAGGATCGAGAACGCGATCCTAGAGGTTCTAAAGGAGGGACGTGTTAGAACCTACGACTTCGGAGGAAGCTCCACGACGAGCGAGATGGGTGAAGCCATAGCCAAGAAAGTGGTCGAATTGGGTTAAGCATTAGCGGAGAGGCTGCGCCGGTATATCCAGCACTTTTCTGATCCTATCCGCCAGTACGCGGCCTGAGTATCCGCTCGGATAGGTGTAGACCATCTTAGGTCTAACCCGGGCCACGTAGTTTATTAGGCTTGGATAGTCGGCATGGTCGCTGAGGGGAAACCCGTTTCTAAAGGTCAAGGCCCAGCCTGAGACCAGGGCTTTACGGGTAGGCCTGTTAAGTAAGACCTTAGCTCCTTTAGGCGCTATGTAGACGCAGAAGCCTGACCTAACGAGCTCCCGCCCCTCCTCCGTGTTATGGCTTATATAGTCCATCTTGACCCCGTGTCGACGGTATACCTCGTTCACCAAGGCAACCCTGTGATGGGCGACGACCGGTATATTCGTAAACCTGTTAAACAGGACTATGAGCTCTTGGGAGTTCCCCAGCGAGTCTGCGTGCAAGACCGGTATCCTACCGTCCTTGATCACGTCTATAGCCCACTCAACTATCCTACCGTAGAGTCGATTTCTATCCGGAAACTTGAAATACGGGTATCCGAAGGTCGAATCTAGAATCAGGATGT
The DNA window shown above is from Candidatus Bathyarchaeota archaeon and carries:
- a CDS encoding TldD/PmbA family protein → MESDMEFDWVLEEGARLGADYVSLLYQETVYESFTADNRNVREISRRRAKGLGIQVLRGGGLGFASTSTLDKDSISRCLKKALATASAVKMVSETKLTEAKPVEDRAVSRFKIDPLEVDFQDKIDLVLKANKAAFVDPRVKSATTRLAVHYDRRIVKSTEGVDVEVKCFTTGLSHLAVAYEAGVMERVLHQRAEVAGWEFIQESDWEAFTTDLSKLACKAVSCKTPPPGSYTVVVDPEIIGILLHEAFGHASEGDLVASGASILKGRLGEKVASKLVTVVDEGVVEGGYFVPYDDEGTPKRRTVVVDKGVLRSFLTSRTTAAELGIENTGNGRCQDFQNIPIVRQTNYYMLPGDMSFEELLEDVGFGIYIRGVGATGGQVDPGMGTFTFSVGPSFMIRNGELAEMVRGVVISGFILDVLKGVDAVAADLRIRTSIFGGCGKDGQIVRVGFGGPHIRVRRMTIGGGG
- a CDS encoding isocitrate/isopropylmalate dehydrogenase family protein; the protein is MGKYRIAVIPGDGIGPEVVDAAMKVLDAVQDVVKGLTLETVMVEAGLRCIPKYGTNLPEHSIQILKESHVCLKGPVTTPEEPGSPRSAAVTIRRMFDLYANVRPCRSLPNVPCLKPNIDLVIVRENTEDLYSGIEFELTPGVAVALRVITWRACERIVRFAFNLAMKRRKQLAYVHKGNIMKVTDGIFKKAVREVAKEFPDVELWELRVDAAAMQLIKRPEAFDVLVTTNMFGDILSDEAAQLVGGLGFAAGANIGDDYGMFEPVHGSAPKYTGMNKVNPIATITASKMMLEWLGSRYRDEACLKASERIENAILEVLKEGRVRTYDFGGSSTTSEMGEAIAKKVVELG